Within the Amyelois transitella isolate CPQ chromosome 3, ilAmyTran1.1, whole genome shotgun sequence genome, the region gagataaataaaagtttgtgattttgtgatttacctactggtaaaaaataatgatttaatttcttacaaaaacactcgtttaaatacacgtaTCTACTCGAACTCATCCAGAGGTACTATGCACGATTATACACATCGAACAACCCCAAACCAAGAGAGGTGGTGAAACGTAGAATCTTGAACGTGGGCTCCGAGGATGTACCGGAAATAACAACGAGCGAAATAAAATATGCTCTCGGAAAGATGAAGAACGGCAAATCTCCCGGCAGCGACAACATCCCGGTCGAGATAGTTAAGGTCGGAAGACACAGAGTGATTGAGCTACTTAGAATAGCCTTTAACAAATGCTTAGAGGAACAAACTATACCCGAAATTTGGAACTGTGCCATAGTTATTCTACTTCACAAGAAAGGTAATAAAGCTAACTTAAATAACTATCGCCCTATCAGTTTGCTCTCacatatatacaaactctttacGAAGATTATAACCCTACGCCTTACCAAAAAACTTGACTCGTATCAGCCTGTTGAACAAGCCGGCTTCAGGAGCGGTCACTGCACGTTGGACCACATATTATCGATCAgagttattgtaaaaaaaaactactgaatatCAGATGCCGCTGTGGTAAGCCTTCATAGACTACTAAAAGGCATTCGACAGTGTTGAAACATGGTCAGTCTTGGAGTCACTGCAAAACGCACGTATTGATCATCGATATACAGCTCTGATCGAGAATATGTACAAGAAAGCCACCTTACAGGTCAACCTACCACCACTCACTAAGCCAGTTACGATTGGGAGGGGCGTACGGCAGAGAGATACGCTTTCGCCAAAATTGTTTACTTTGGTGCTGGAGGACATCTTAAGAAGCCTGAACGGGGGGGATTGTGGGTCGAATATACTAGGGTATCGCCTAAATAACTTGCGCTTTGCTGATGACATCGTTTTGTTGGCAAATGACCCCGAGGAACTTCAACACATGATGGAAGAACTTAACGGCGCCTCCACCCGATGTGGCCTCGAAATGAACTTGGACAAAACGAAGGTTATGACCAAGTCAGATTCTAACGCAACCATTAAAGTCAATCATACCACCATCGAAAAGGTtcataaatacgtatatttgGGGCAAGAGATAGTGACTGGGAAGAAAAACCAAGCGAACGAGATCAACAGACGAGCGCGGCTGGCCTGGGCTGCCTATTCCAACCTCGAGTTTGCCTTTAAAATGAATCTCAAGGCCGAACAAAAGGCACGCATTTTCGACCAATGTATCTTGCCAGTTCTCACCTATGGTGCTGAAACCTGGGTCTTCACCAAGGACATACTGCATAAATTAAGTGTGGCCCAGAGGGCACTGGAGAGAAAGCTGGTTCGGATCACGTTCGCAAAACAAACGAGTGGCTGAGGCACCAGAGCAAAGTCACTGACGTTATCAAACGCGTGGCTAGACTGAAGTGGGAATGGGTTGGTCATATGGCGCGCAAGACCGATACGTGGAGCAAACGGTTACTCGAGTGGCGACCATGGGGTGAAAAACGTCCCCGAGGGAGACCCCAGATGCGTTGGGACGACGACATCAGACAGATAGCAGGGACAAGATGGTTGCAAGTGGCACAGAGCCGCGATGAATGGCGTAGTTTGAAGGAGGCCTACACCCAAGTGGTAGAGACGGGctgaagagagagagagaaatacacgtacggacttgttttgatgcatgcaatcagcaatgtgatattttgatagtgactccccgccgcctcatgactttcgtaacagttcgttcaatctcgacggtcgttcggaccttcggcgacaccttcggcttcggtcgGATTTTaggccgaagccgaatgtttcgccgaaggtggattttttggccgaaggtggccgaagccgaagccgaagccgaagcttcggtcggacactaatacttactaatattataaagctgaagagtttgttttgtttgtttgtttgtttttttaaacgcgctaatctcagaaactactgatccgatttgaataattctttcactgttagatagtctatttatcaaggaaggctataggctacattttatcccggatttcctacgggaaacgtcaacaatgcaggtgaaagttgaacgAGTCGGCCATTTGCGAgttttccacgcgaacgctgcgcaaaccaacaaagatatagtaaaacaatgtactaaagatgtgaagtactcattttttgccacaaaaaagtccgcgagagcatatatctatctcttaaggtttacttacaataaccacttttatgttcattttttaagattattttttcattataaacataagttattttgaaaccaattttctttaattcagtattaatccttatgcaaataaatatgtttattattttcgacTTTTCATGTAgattaaaattgccatttacagtatataaatcagacgaataggttttgagatatagtcgttataagcaatttgcagcgaaacatttaatacggcgaaccagcgttctttctaatacgcgtgaccgcctgacgcCCTGCTCTATCCtacttcctacatacatatagataggtactgtttttacctcttacctacttttaaactgattatgtctatcttttaagattgttgttgattatgagtatttcattgtaaacacaactgtctttgatatcacttgatttcaatgaacatcttagaagatattactattttaaagtaaagtatcagcctgtaagatcccactacagggcaaaggcctctcatctcagggcacagctagtctaataataattctaaCAATAAGGGTGAACTGGAAA harbors:
- the LOC132902721 gene encoding uncharacterized protein LOC132902721, which produces MKNGKSPGSDNIPVEIVKVGRHRVIELLRIAFNKCLEEQTIPEIWNCAIVILLHKKEGTGEKAGSDHVRKTNEWLRHQSKVTDVIKRVARLKWEWVGHMARKTDTWSKRLLEWRPWGEKRPRGRPQMRWDDDIRQIAGTRWLQVAQSRDEWRSLKEAYTQVVETG